In the Vogesella sp. XCS3 genome, CCATTGCCATTTTCAGCCTGGATACCGGCCGCCTGCCGCTGGAAACCTATGACCTGATGCAGAAAGTGGGCGAGGCCTACCCGGCTTACCCTATCCGTGTGTACTACCCGGACGCCGCCGCGCTGGAAGCTTACGTTAACGAGAACGGCATCAATGCCTTCTATAACAGCGTAGAGCAGCGTAAATCCTGTTGCCACATCCGCAAGATCGCCCCGCTCAAGCGCGCCTTGTCCGGCCTGGACGCCTGGATTACCGGCCTGCGCCGCCAGCAATCGCCGACCCGGCAAGACCTGGGCGACCGCGAGCACGACGCGGACAACGGCCTGATGAAGTACAACCCGCTGATCGAGTGGACAGAAAAAGACATCTGGGCCTACATCCGCGAGCACGGCGTGCCTTATAACGCCCTGCACGACAAACATGTGCCCTCCATCGGCTGTGCCCCCTGTACGCGCCCCATCGCCATGGGCGAGGATATCCGCGCCGGCCGCTGGTGGTGGGAAAACCCCGAATCCAAAGAGTGTGGCCTGCACGTGAAAGCCAGCCCGCTGAAACGCCCCGACTAATACGGAGACGTTGGCCGCAGTATGCGGCCAACCTTGATCAAGAGAGCACGGCATGTACAAGTACGATGAAGTCGATTTCCGTCTGGTGCGCGAGCGGGTAGAGCAGTTCCGCAGCCAGACACAGCGCTATCTGGCCGGCGAGCTATCGGAAGAAGAGTTCCGCCCGCTGCGCCTGATGAATGGCCTGTATATCCAGCGCCACGCGCCCATGCTGCGTGTGGCCATTCCCTATGGCCATTTCTCCAGCCTGCAAATGCGCAAGCTGGCGCACATCGCGCGCACCTACGACCGTGGCTATGGCCACTTCACCACGCGCCAGAACATCCAGTTCAACTGGCCGGAACTGGCGCGCGTGCCGGATATCCTTGCCGAGCTGGCCGACGTGGAAATGCACGCCATCCAGACATCCGGCAACTGCGTGCGTAATACCACCACCGATGCCTTTGCCGGTGTCGCCGCTGACGAGCTGATCGATGGCCGCGCCTACTGTGAAATCATCCGCCAGTGGAGCACGCTGCACCCCGAGTTCGCCTACCTGCCGCGCAAGTTCAAGATTGCCGTATCCGGTAGCCAAGACGACCGCGCCGCCACACAGGTGCACGATATCGGCCTGCACGTGGTGCGCAACGACGCCGGCGAAGTTGGCTTCCGCGTGCTGGTAGGCGGTGGTCTGGGCCGTACTCCGATTGTTGGCAAGGTAGTGCGCGAGTTCCTGCCGCCGCAGCATCTGCTCACTTATCTGGACGCGGTACTGCGTGTGTACAACCGCTATGGCCGCCGCGACAACAAGTACAAAGCCCGCATCAAGATTCTGGTACAGGCCATGACCGTGGAGGCGTTTGCCGCCAAGGTAGAAGATGAGTGGCTACACCTGAAGGACGGCCCGTCCACGCTGACCGATGCCGATGTGGCGTACTACGCTGGCTTCTTTACCGACCCTGCGTACGAAACGCTGGCGGCCAACCCGGCCGAGTTCACCGACAAGCTGGCCGAGCCTGCCTTTGCCCGCTGGATAGAACGCAACACCCGCACCCACAAACGCGCCGGCTATCGTTCGGTAGTATTGTCGCTGAAGAAAACCGGCGTACCGCCGGGCGACATTACCGCTGACCAGATGGATGCAGTAGCGGATATGGCCGATCGCTTCGGTTTTGGCGAGATTCGTTC is a window encoding:
- a CDS encoding nitrite/sulfite reductase, encoding MYKYDEVDFRLVRERVEQFRSQTQRYLAGELSEEEFRPLRLMNGLYIQRHAPMLRVAIPYGHFSSLQMRKLAHIARTYDRGYGHFTTRQNIQFNWPELARVPDILAELADVEMHAIQTSGNCVRNTTTDAFAGVAADELIDGRAYCEIIRQWSTLHPEFAYLPRKFKIAVSGSQDDRAATQVHDIGLHVVRNDAGEVGFRVLVGGGLGRTPIVGKVVREFLPPQHLLTYLDAVLRVYNRYGRRDNKYKARIKILVQAMTVEAFAAKVEDEWLHLKDGPSTLTDADVAYYAGFFTDPAYETLAANPAEFTDKLAEPAFARWIERNTRTHKRAGYRSVVLSLKKTGVPPGDITADQMDAVADMADRFGFGEIRSAHEQNLILPDVKESDLYTVWQLAREHGFATPNIGLLTDIICCPGGDFCDLANARSIPVAEAIQRKFDDLDYLFDLGDIDCNFSGCMNACGHHHIGNIGILGVDKNGQEWYQITLGGSQGNYTAIGKVIGPSFAQADVPAAFEKIMTLYVEQRQDGEHFIETVRRIGLDPFKERVYAKSH
- a CDS encoding phosphoadenylyl-sulfate reductase; this encodes MSLADKLAQTEALLQEIARTHGKVALANSFGAEDMVLTHLIAKLSLPIAIFSLDTGRLPLETYDLMQKVGEAYPAYPIRVYYPDAAALEAYVNENGINAFYNSVEQRKSCCHIRKIAPLKRALSGLDAWITGLRRQQSPTRQDLGDREHDADNGLMKYNPLIEWTEKDIWAYIREHGVPYNALHDKHVPSIGCAPCTRPIAMGEDIRAGRWWWENPESKECGLHVKASPLKRPD